The Acomys russatus chromosome 18, mAcoRus1.1, whole genome shotgun sequence genome includes a region encoding these proteins:
- the LOC127201960 gene encoding LOW QUALITY PROTEIN: putative uncharacterized protein MSANTD5 (The sequence of the model RefSeq protein was modified relative to this genomic sequence to represent the inferred CDS: substituted 1 base at 1 genomic stop codon) → GPSRDRWPDPEIRVFLQEWERVEQEVGHPGGKIHKKTRLICQRLGQRGLRKRXTSCLNLLLTRQNLLKTLCNERPGIEPLFSPYAETMYRILGPRDPRSQVPDPPYDGAGNLQFPMYTQHPIAVLPPEYQPCGYGIPAPSEEPEWNPPPMMSTEDSLVPRWDPWGPHYPLMVPPLLPASVPATPPSSHGQI, encoded by the exons CAGGTCCTTCCCGTGACCGATGGCCTGATCCTGAAATCAGGGTCTTCCTGCAGGAGTGGGAAAGAGTTGAGCAGGAAGTTGGCCACCCAGGTGGaaagatccacaagaagaccagacTGATTTGCCAGCGCCTCGGTCAGCGGGGCCTGAGGAAGAGATAGACAAGCTGTTTAAACCTGCTGCTCACCAGGCAGAATTTGCTCAAGACTCTCTGTAACGAGAGACCAGGAATCGAACCCTTGTTCTCTCCTTATGCAGAGACCATGTACAGGATCCTGGGCCCCAGGGACCCAAGAAGCCAAGTGCCAG atcctccgtATGATGGGGCTGGTAACCTCCAGTTTCCAATGTACACTCAACATCCCATTGCGGTCCTGCCTCCCGAGTACCAGCCTTGTGGTTACGGCATCCCAGCACCTTCTGAAGAGCCTGAATGGAACCCGCCACCGATGATGTCCACGGAGGACTCACTGGTTCCCAGATGGGATCCTTGGGGCCCCCACTATCCACTGATGGTTCCACCcctacttcctgcctctgtccctgcaaCACCACCCTCCAGCCATGGTCAAATCTGA